From the genome of Alosa alosa isolate M-15738 ecotype Scorff River chromosome 20, AALO_Geno_1.1, whole genome shotgun sequence, one region includes:
- the LOC125285481 gene encoding mucin-1-like isoform X1 produces the protein MAQPTSLILCVVGVVFAAPFQVSAGISANIQQSAISHDFYIYMEFNTPPFEESLLDPSSDYYKSLKSDFVQLMEDVYWCPDCPTKSFYGGATDVTFSKSGLSTVVRMTLGFRTQTINSLLVKFLFIDAFVQSPKKPNIQNIRVERVDQSPTA, from the exons ATGGCGCAGCCTACAAGTCTGATCCTGTGTGTTGTTGGCGTTGTGTTTGCTGCCCCATTTCAGGTCTCAG CAGGCATTTCAGCTAACATTCAACAGTCTGCCATCTCTCATGACTTTTACATCTACATGGAGTTCAACACCCCACCTTTTGAAGAATCACTCCTTGATCCTTCTTCAGACTACTATAAAAGCCTGAAGTCTGATTTTGTGCAGTTG ATGGAAGATGTATACTGGTGCCCTGATTGTCCCACAAAATCTTTCTATGGCGGAGCCACAGACGTTACCTTCAG CAAATCTGGGTTGTCAACTGTTGTTAGAATGACGCTTGGATTTCGCACACAAACCATAAATAGCCTTCTGGTCAAATTCCTCTTCATTGATGCCTTTGTACAGTCTCCAAAGAAACCTAACATTCAGAACATAAGAG TTGAGCGTGTGGACCAGAGCCCAACAGCCTAA
- the LOC125285481 gene encoding mucin-1-like isoform X2, with the protein MAQPTSLILCVVGVVFAAPFQVSGISANIQQSAISHDFYIYMEFNTPPFEESLLDPSSDYYKSLKSDFVQLMEDVYWCPDCPTKSFYGGATDVTFSKSGLSTVVRMTLGFRTQTINSLLVKFLFIDAFVQSPKKPNIQNIRVERVDQSPTA; encoded by the exons ATGGCGCAGCCTACAAGTCTGATCCTGTGTGTTGTTGGCGTTGTGTTTGCTGCCCCATTTCAGGTCTCAG GCATTTCAGCTAACATTCAACAGTCTGCCATCTCTCATGACTTTTACATCTACATGGAGTTCAACACCCCACCTTTTGAAGAATCACTCCTTGATCCTTCTTCAGACTACTATAAAAGCCTGAAGTCTGATTTTGTGCAGTTG ATGGAAGATGTATACTGGTGCCCTGATTGTCCCACAAAATCTTTCTATGGCGGAGCCACAGACGTTACCTTCAG CAAATCTGGGTTGTCAACTGTTGTTAGAATGACGCTTGGATTTCGCACACAAACCATAAATAGCCTTCTGGTCAAATTCCTCTTCATTGATGCCTTTGTACAGTCTCCAAAGAAACCTAACATTCAGAACATAAGAG TTGAGCGTGTGGACCAGAGCCCAACAGCCTAA
- the LOC125285631 gene encoding uncharacterized protein LOC125285631 — MINILIAEMTESYGRIPPTSVRTTYALGIVTLFPYLQDSYSKNGYEHYYDPDANTGYLAWRLKTVQRNSFDGSHRRSRLDLQDSPTTYRESLLTSQQLFGEGCREALSVIRYSTDHSVVKERMRATFEYRQKLVHNQDATSTVLDVFPRFLDVPGLIDQDFSMMFEDEVSGKFLAKWPSFFMQTECQSLPSNMHVEDLLAAFDSDAENDFGK; from the exons ATGATCAATATTTTGATTGCAGAAATGACTGAATCCTATGG gaGAATTCCACCCACAAGTGTGCGGACCACCTATGCACTAGGAATTGTGACCCTTTTTCCATATCTGCAAGATTCATATTCAAAAAATGGATAT GAACATTACTATGATCCAGACGCCAATACTGGCTACCTTGCTTGGAGACTCAAGACAGTCCAACGCAACAGCTTTGATGGCTCCCACAGACGTTCCAGGCTTGATTTGCAGGACAGCCCAACAACCTATCGAGAATCACTGTTAACCAGTCAGCAGCTCTTCGGTGAGGGGTGTCGGGAGGCGCTTTCTGTCATCAGATACTCTACAGATCATTCCGTggtaaaagagagaatgagagccaCCTTTGAGTATAGACAGAAGCTAGTTCATAACCAGGATGCAACATCTACAGTCTTGGATGTCTTCCCTCGTTTCCTTGATGTTCCTGGATTG ATTGACCAAGATTTTTCCATGATGTTTGAGGATGAAGTATCTGGGAAATTTCTGGCAAAGTGGCCCTCATTTTTCATGCAGACAGAATGCCAGAGTCTTCCCTCAAATATGCATGTTGAGGATCTTCTTGCAGCTTTTGACTCTGATGCCGAGAATGACTTTGGTAaataa